In Longimicrobium sp., the genomic window CCCCTTTACGATCGCCTTGGCCACCGACCGGAACGGCCGGCGCATCCTGATCCGCTCCCGGCTGAAGTGCTTCGCCAGGGTGCGGCGGTCCGCGATGAAGATGCGCGTGCTGAGCGTATCGAAGCGAAAGGCGCGTCCCAGGTCGTGCTCCGGGTCCGACCTCTGGGAGCGCAGCAGCCCGTCCGCCGCCGGCGGCCCCGCGAGCGGGTTGCACGCAAGCACGTCCGGCCGGCCGCTGAGCACCTGCACCGCCTCCTGCGACCAGGTGGGGCTCCCGCCGCCCAGCATCATGTCCGCGTCCAGGTGAAAGACGTGGTCGTTCCGCGACGCGTGCAGGGCGTAGAAGTAGGGGTAGATGGGCGTCCCCTTGAAGTCCTTGCGCGGCAGCTCGCGCCCGTCGAAGTACACCGACGCCACCTCCGCCATCATCTCCGGCGAGTAGTCGATGTAGATGAAGCGGGCGTTGGGGTGCTGCCCGCAGAGCGGCTCCAGCACCTTTTCCAGCGCCCTCTCCGCCTCGGGACTCCGCACGTGCCCCCGGCCGCCGCGGTGCGTGTCGATGGTGAACAGCACCTCGTCCACCTGCCCGCCGAGCTGGCGAAGCTGGTGCGCGATCGTCTCACCCGCGTACCGCGTGTCGGACGGCGCCACGCTCACCTGCAGCGTCACCCCCGCATCGTTGCTCATCGGAATACCCGGTTCAAAAGGTTCGGCGGACGGGAAGTCACGGAATGGGAGTCCTAAGTGCTAAGTCCTAAGTCCTAAGTGAAGCCGCACTCACGCACTGCCATTCAGCACTTAGCACTTAGCACTTAGCACTTAGCACTTAGCACTTAGCACTTAGCACTTCACCTCGCCGGCGCCGCGAACACCGGCCCCGCCTGCGCCGCCCCACGCTCCGCCCGGTACAGCCACAGAACGACGCACCACACCAGCACCGCCAGCAGCCCGTCGGAAACCAGGCTCGCCCACGCCGCGCCGCGCCAGGAGTAGAGCGGAATCAGCCACAGGTTGAGCGCCACGTTCACCACCGCCACGATCACGTACAGAGCGCTGCGCACCGCCTGCTTCCCCGCACCGGTCAGCGTGTCCGCGCCCAGGAACTGCACCGCGCGCAGCACGGGGAGCAGCGCCAGCCAGCGGAGGGCGCCCACGGTGTCCGCGTACCCCTCGCCCAACAGGTACGGGATCAGCGGCGCGCACAGCCAGAGCCCCACCCCCACCAGCGCGCCGTAGCCGCTGGCGATGGGAAGCAGCTTCTTGGCGAAGCGCACCGTGCCGCTGACCCCCGCCGTGCCGCTGCGAAAGAACTGCGTGTACGAGGCGATCAGCAGCGAGAGCAGCGGCGCGACCGCCACGTCCAGGATGCGGTACGCCGCGCCGTACGCGCCCGCCGCCTGCAGCGTGGCGAGCCGCGCCAGCATCGTCTTGTCGATCTCGCTGTAGATGCCACCCGCCGACTGCCCCACCGAGAAGTAGAAGCCTTCCCTGATGCGCGGCATCCCGGCGCCCGCGAAGTCGGGCGCGCCCAGCTCGCGGAACACCAGCACCAGCGCGAGCACCGCCGCGAAGGCGGAGCTGGCCAGGAAGCCCACGCCCCACGCCACCGGCGTCGGCGAGGGGACCACCGCCAGCATCACCAGCGCCGCGGCAAGGCGCGCCACCACCATCCACACCGAAATGGCGGCCGTGCGCTTGAGACGCCCGAACGCCCAGAAGGCCTGGCTGGAGATGTCGGTGAGCCGCGCGAACACGAGCTCGGAAACGGCGACCGTCACCACCAGCCAGATGGAGATGGAGGCCGGGAGCATCCACCGCGAGAGCCCCAGCACGGCCGCGCACAGGAGCAGCCCGGACACGGTGGTGACGACGAGCGCGTTCCCCCACCGCCTGGCGAACTGACCGGGATCGCGGGCCACGTCCTGGATCAGGAGCTGCCCCGTCCCCCAGCTCGCAAAGGGCACCAGCACGCCGGCCAGCGCCACCACGCCCACGAAGGCGCCGTACCCGTCCGGCGCCAGCGCCCGCGCGATGAGGACGAAATAGGCGGTCTGGACGAGCGAGCGGCACCCGTAGCCCAGGAGCATGGACCAGGTGCCGCGCGCCAGCGAGCTCGCCTTCAGCCGGTCACGCAGCGCCTGGCCGCGCTCACGAAGCGAGCCGCGGCCGGGCTCGGGTGCCGGGCCGCTCATGCCGGAAACACTGTCATATTGGAGTGCGGTGGGGGCTAGCTCGCCCCCACCCCGCGCAGCACGGTGGGAATCGTCTTGGCCAGGATCTTCATGTCCA contains:
- a CDS encoding oligosaccharide flippase family protein; translated protein: MSGPAPEPGRGSLRERGQALRDRLKASSLARGTWSMLLGYGCRSLVQTAYFVLIARALAPDGYGAFVGVVALAGVLVPFASWGTGQLLIQDVARDPGQFARRWGNALVVTTVSGLLLCAAVLGLSRWMLPASISIWLVVTVAVSELVFARLTDISSQAFWAFGRLKRTAAISVWMVVARLAAALVMLAVVPSPTPVAWGVGFLASSAFAAVLALVLVFRELGAPDFAGAGMPRIREGFYFSVGQSAGGIYSEIDKTMLARLATLQAAGAYGAAYRILDVAVAPLLSLLIASYTQFFRSGTAGVSGTVRFAKKLLPIASGYGALVGVGLWLCAPLIPYLLGEGYADTVGALRWLALLPVLRAVQFLGADTLTGAGKQAVRSALYVIVAVVNVALNLWLIPLYSWRGAAWASLVSDGLLAVLVWCVVLWLYRAERGAAQAGPVFAAPAR